In the Agromyces flavus genome, GGCGTGGCCACCGTGCTCGTCGAGACTGGCATGGTCGAGGTGACCGAGCCCGTCACCGAGATCCGGCTCGACGTGCCCGCGGGACTCGTCGTCGCGCGCGTCGACGTCGAGGGCGGTCGGGCGAAGCGCGTCACCATCGAGAACGTGCCGAGCTTCGTCGAGCGGATCGACGAGACGATCGACGTGCCCGGCTACGGCGAGGTGACCTACTCGGTCGCGTTCGGCGGCAACTTCTACGCCCTCGTCGACCTCGACGCCGTCGGGCTGCCGTTCGACCGGACGCGCCAGGCCGACATCCTGCGCGCCGGCCTCGCGATCATGGACGCGATCAACGAGCAGAAGCCGCCGCGCCATCCCGAGCTCTCGGGGGCGAACCACGTGCATCACGTCGAGTTCATCGCGCCGGGCTCCGACGCGGTGCGATCGCGCCATGCGATGGCGATCCATCCCGGCTGGTTCGACCGCTCGCCCTGCGGCACGGGCACCAGCGCCCGCATGGCCGAGCTGCACGCACGAGGCGAACTCGCCCTCCAGACCGACTTCGTGAACGAGTCGTTCATCGGCAGCGAGTTCACCGGCCGGCTGCTGCGCGAGACCGAGGTCGGCGGCGTGCCCGCGGTCGTGCCGACGATCTCGGGCCGCGCCTGGGTCACCGGCATCGGCCAGTACTTCCTCGACGAGGACGACCCGTTCCCCGAGGGCTTCGTCTTCTGACGCGAGCCCCGACCCGACGACCAGGAGGATCGATGGACACCGACCGGATCGCCGCAGCCGCCGCGCGCGCGGCGCGCCCCTTCGCCGACACCGAGCCACGCGCCCGCGCCCGGGCGCTCGTCGCCGTCGCCGACGCGCTCGACGCCGCCTCGGAGGAGCTCATCGCGATCGCGACGCGCGAGACCGGGCTCGCCGAGGCGAGGCTGACCGGCGAGGTGCGACGCACCACGAACCAGTTGCGGCTCTTCGCCGAGGTCATCGTCGACGGGGCGTACCTCGACGCCCGCATCGACGACGCCGACCCCGACTACGTCATCGGCCCCCGACCCGACGTGCGCCGCGTGCTCGAGCCCGTCGGGCCGGTGCTGAACTTCGCCGCCTCGAACTTCCCGTTCGCATTCTCGGTCGCGGGCGGCGACTCCGCGGCCGCGCTGGCCGCGGGGTGCCCGCTCATCGTGAAGGCGCACTCGGGCCACCCGGAGCTCTCGCGCCGGACGGCGCAGGTCGTCGCGGCGGCACTCGCCTCGGCGGGCATGCCCGACGGCGTCTTTCAGCTCGTGGAGGGGCAGGAGAACGGCGTCGCGCTCCTCCGAGACGACCGCATCCGGGCGGGCGCGTTCACCGGCTCGACCCACGTGGGCCGTCTCCTCGCCGATATCGCGGCCTCGCGGCCGCGTCCCATACCGTTCTACGGCGAGCTCGGCAGCGTCAACCCGGTGTACGCCACCGCGGGCGCGGTGGCGAGCGAGCCCGGACTGCTGCAGGGCTTCCTCGGCTCGGTCTCCGGCTCGGCGG is a window encoding:
- a CDS encoding aldehyde dehydrogenase (NADP(+)) codes for the protein MDTDRIAAAAARAARPFADTEPRARARALVAVADALDAASEELIAIATRETGLAEARLTGEVRRTTNQLRLFAEVIVDGAYLDARIDDADPDYVIGPRPDVRRVLEPVGPVLNFAASNFPFAFSVAGGDSAAALAAGCPLIVKAHSGHPELSRRTAQVVAAALASAGMPDGVFQLVEGQENGVALLRDDRIRAGAFTGSTHVGRLLADIAASRPRPIPFYGELGSVNPVYATAGAVASEPGLLQGFLGSVSGSAGQLCTKPGFLFVPADAALQPVAAAAATVAEHRLLNPGIGRAFEERRASVLGARGVSILAEGTVRVDEDDQRFATPTVVEVDVETLRDHRDELLEESFGPLSVIVRYDDVAALPELHRELFPGNLTSTVHARDDELADGGLAELVDALAETSGRVLFGGWPTGVSVTSAMQHGGPFPATTTDATSVGTAAITRFLRGVAYQGAPQALLPPPLRDDNPWGVPQRRSAAGRSAGWGSLAGEY
- a CDS encoding proline racemase family protein, whose protein sequence is MRARRVVSAVDSHTEGMPTRVVTGGVGRIPGATMNERRLWAMEHLDGLRGMLMNEPRGHASMSGALLQPPARDDADWGVVFIEASGFLPMCGHGTIGVATVLVETGMVEVTEPVTEIRLDVPAGLVVARVDVEGGRAKRVTIENVPSFVERIDETIDVPGYGEVTYSVAFGGNFYALVDLDAVGLPFDRTRQADILRAGLAIMDAINEQKPPRHPELSGANHVHHVEFIAPGSDAVRSRHAMAIHPGWFDRSPCGTGTSARMAELHARGELALQTDFVNESFIGSEFTGRLLRETEVGGVPAVVPTISGRAWVTGIGQYFLDEDDPFPEGFVF